A single window of Watersipora subatra chromosome 9, tzWatSuba1.1, whole genome shotgun sequence DNA harbors:
- the LOC137403767 gene encoding dehydrodolichyl diphosphate synthase complex subunit DHDDS-like has product MALTDSQIRKQTSKWFHENSRPNWFHQKIISVLKCGEIPKHIAIIMDGNRRYAKKECVQRQVGHMKGFDKLTETLEWCLDLGINEVTVYAFSIENFKRSADEVGGLMDLLRVKLQDLVDDREKLEEHGVKVRVLGDISLMPADIQKLIAQAVSLSSEYNRAFLNVCIAYTSREEMTSAIKLVADGLVNGKLQESDVTSSLLQSCLYTSSCQPVDLVVRTSGEVRLSDFLLWQSSYSLLSFVHVMWPDFSRWDLYGAVLHYQHHISRLRAIEKSHKILVSDEENINTPDSSSRKSAFLDDVTRRRTEKLESLLT; this is encoded by the exons ATGGCTCTCACAGACAGTCAAATACGGAAGCAAACCTCAAAGTGGTTTCATGAAAACAGTCGGCCAAATTGGTTCCACCAAAAAATAATTTCTGTACTGAAGTGTGGTGAGATACCAAAACATATTGCAATCATAATGGACGGTAACAGAAGATATGCGAAAAAGGAATGTGTTCAGCGGCAAGTTGGGCATATGAAGGGTTTCGACAAACTGACAGAG ACCCTCGAGTGGTGTTTGGACCTCGGTATTAATGAAGTCACAGTCTATGCTTTCAGCATAGAAAACTTCAAGAGATCAGCAGATGAGGTCGGTGGATTGATGGACTTGTTGAGGGTTAAACTTCAGGACCTGGTCGATGATAG GGAGAAACTGGAGGAGCACGGAGTGAAAGTAAGAGTTCTGGGAGACATCAGTCTGATGCCAGCTGACATTCAGAAACTAATTGCCCAGGCAGTTTCTCTCTCCTCTGAATATAATAG AGCATTCCTGAATGTGTGTATAGCCTACACCTCTAGAGAGGAGATGACTTCCGCTATTAAACTTGTCGCTGATGGATTGGTAAACGGCAAGCTACAGGAAAG CGACGTCACTAGCAGTCTGCTACAGTCCTGTCTCTACACATCTTCCTGTCAGCCTGTGGACCTTGTCGTACGCACCTCTGGGGAAGTTAGACTCTCCGACTTCCTTCTTTGGCAGAGTTCCTACAGCCTTTTGTCTTTTGTGCATGTCATGTGGCCTGACTTTAGCAGATGGGATTTGTATGGAGCAGTTCTTCATTACCAGCACCATATCAGCAGACTAAGG GCCATTGAAAAGAGTCATAAAATTTTGGTCAGTGATGAGGAAAACATTAACACTCCTGACAGCTCTAGCAGAAAATCAGCTTTCTTGGATGATGTCACAAGACGCAGGACTGAAAAGCTAGAGTCTTTGTTGACATAG